The Manis javanica isolate MJ-LG chromosome 13, MJ_LKY, whole genome shotgun sequence region GAGTAATCACTCTGAGGCCACAAGTTAAAATCCTACCAAGTTGAGTTACTTGAAGGCACTGAGGGGGCAGGATTGAACCCTTAAAATTCTAGCCACGTTTTGCTAGGCAGTTCTGCTAATATCCAGTTTCTCCAATGTGGTCTGAGTAGGAGTATCTTTCATAATGCTGTTTTCCAGCTAAGTAAGGCATGTGGTATCCAAATAGATATAGATATCCTGTCTGGAGAGATTCCACATACATGGCTACAGGCTCAGAATATTCCAGGATTTCCCCTTCAAGACTGTTTTCCTGAGCCCCACACTACTCAACAGGCACCAAATAATTTTGTGAACCTACTATGGTGAATACCAACGGGCATACAAATAATTTCCAACCCCCCTTCCACCCTACAAGTTCACAGAAAGGCAGGATCCAGCCTGGAAAAGGGAGTTCCTCTTTTTTATGATTACTGTGGGTGCAAGGACCCCTTATTGGCCTCCTCTAGCTTCCAATAAGTAGACAGCAGAAACCAAATCCACCCTCGGAATAAAGACTGGTCACTTTGTTCAAGCCATTCATGACATGATACCACAGCTCTGACTGTGCTTGTCAATAGGGACAGCTAGATCCTGCTTGTCCTCCTCAGCATCCCCAGCACAGTGGCTGATTCCTAACAATGACAAGTAGATACATTTGGTGTTTGCTGAGCCAATATAACAAGCCCCTTAatgcagtttccaaagggaaaattCCAGAAAGCTCTTGCTCTGTGGCAGCACTGAAGAATGAGCAGGGCCTGAGATTTGGCAGAACTTGTGGTCATTTGGACATTCAAGTTCTGgtgtatttgtccatttctcaAGCTCCTCCTGTATTTCCCACACGTAGGTAAGGTAGGATCTTGATTTTTCCAGAAACCCGGCTTAGCTTGTTTTGGAGTATGTAATAGAGCCAGTTCTGAGCTGTGTGAGGGAAGGTGTAGCATAGCACCAACAAGCCAGGGCTGGTTAGCCACTTTCTGCTATGTCAGGAGCCCCAGACAGACATTTCCCAAGTCCTATCTTgtctcaaactttttttttttcagtccattggatgtgttttttcctttttattgatataatttacatacagtaaaattcacccttttagcATACAGTTCTGAATATATACAGTTGTACAATCACCGTGGTTAAGATGGAGATCATGTCCATCATCCCCAAAACTTCTGGTCTCAGCCCCTGCCAACCACGGATCTGCTTTCTGCCCCAATACTTCTGCCTTTTCCAGGAGGCCCTATAAAATGGACTCACACAGTACAGACTCATgcagccttttgttttctttcactaaTAGTGCACTTGAGGTTTTCTCTGCATTATTTCCTGTATTAGTAGCTGGATCCATTTTTATGGCTAAACTGTGCTCCATCACATGGCTGGGTCCCAGTTCGATTACCCAAATTCACTCACTGAAGGACATTTATGTTTTCATGGCTGTTGGTAATCACGAATAGAgaattgataaatatttgctcATGGGCTTGTATGTGAACATAGATTTTAATTTCGCATGGGTGTTCCACCCAGGGTGGGATTGTGGCTGGAGTGCTTTTGAAGGTCTTTTTGATGTAGAGAAGAAGAGTTGCAAACAGGggtgatcattttttttttaattaaggcttTGTCATCATGTGAATCACATATGACATAAGCTGAGTGCTTCCCATAAACAGAGTACTAAACACTTTACACTTCAGCCTTTTACACACTGGATGACCTCAGGAATGTCACGGGACCTCTAAGAGTCTCaatttccccacctgtaaaattcAGGTAACACTAGGCCCACCTCATAAGGTTtctgcaaggattaaatgagataatacaccttggcacatagtagggccATGTCAGTGTCAGCTATTACTACAATATTCATTTCCTGGCCCCCTCTTAATTTCATCTACATAGTAACCTTAGGAGGTAAGTAAGATCTGCTCTTACTCCTCATTTAATGAAGGACACACTAATGCTCCAAGAAATAAAGCAAGCTGTGCAAGATCACACAGgtagtaaataaataagtagtgAGTCCAGGATTCGACCAAGGCTGGAGCTAACTAACTGCAGACTCACCTGATTCATTTAAGTTCCTCTATCAGAGTTCTGtcaaagaaacagaaccagtagaaTATATGTCTTTgcgaatgtatgtgtgtgtgttaagagGTTTATTTCAAGACATTCGGCTCTCATGATCATGGGGCTGGCTAGGCAAATATGAAATCTGTAGGGCAGATCAGCAGGCTGGAAACTCTTGGCCAGGAACTGATACTTCCTTCTTAGGAAAACCACcgtatttccttttctccttttctccttcaacTGATTAGGCAAGGCTCACCCGTGTTATCCAGGGTCATCTACTGtacttaaagtcaactgactGTAGATGTTAACCTAACCACATCTACAAGACACCTACACAGcaacacttagtgttcaattgaACAACTGGGTGCTATGGCCTAGCCAAGCTGATGCATAAAATCAACCATTGCATATTCCCTGAGTTGAAAGCTTAAGAAGTTTCTATAGAGGCCATTTTTCCAATAACATTATGAAGTGCCCAGTGAGTGTCCAGGTCAAAGAAATCTAATGAAGAGGTGTTGagttttttgtgtatgtatttgggagggttttaaactattaaaactTCCTGAAattaacagacaataactcatcccagcttgggggcagggcaggtggtctgagaCTGACAGGTTCCCAGAGAGAAACTGCTATCCTGGAGGAAccagatcagtaaatttcttgtgttaagctaattttgcagaattatctggaggactgataataaaaGAGACTGTGTAAggtctctcatcaaagataaacatcttgcgACCACTTAACAAGCCCACACCCCTAACCCTTTGTCACCTtcctgaaaaaaatccttaaaagggggaatgGGGGGATCCCCAACCTTGCAGCTTACACTCTCTGAGGTCATCCTCACTTTCTAAGTGGGTAGCCTTAAATGAAACTTTCCCAATCTTTCAGCACGTCTTTTCTCTGATGTAGCCCACACGCCCCTTTCTCccagtgtgcacctttttgccttaaataaaacttttttctcaACTTTTCAGGAGGtgcctctcctctctgaggtcacctgcactttttctctcttgaaGTGCGTAacttgaaataaaacttttactctgcttcaaaaacaaaaaacttcctGAACTTGACCCAGGTTTACTCAAGGAAAGGGGAGTCCCTGGCACTAAGGCTGCCCCCAAACACAAGGACACACACAGCCACGTGAAGACCTTTAAAGGCCGCCACATTTGTTAACTCTAAATTTATGCTGTAAAATACTAGACAAAAATTCTAATTCTTTTCTCCCAGGATTGGTTCAGACCCCCTGCTGTGCTGTGCCCAGCGTGCAGGGGGATGGAGGGGGAATGCCCACCCCAGACCTCCTATGTTGGCTGGTGTGTGTCCTCATCCAGAATTCTTACTGACACAGTTGCCCTGGGATCAGTTAGTGGCCAGGGAGGGCCCGAATTCCCCAAATGGCCAGCAGGGGAAGGCCACagtcttctttctcaggagtCCTAGCTTGCACAAGAGAAGCTTTCTGCTGTGGTGTTGCCAGGAAAGCGGGTGGCTCAGCAGAGCCGCCCACCAATCAGCAAAACTCCTCACTCCTTTCTCTGTGCCTGTCCTGTCCTGGGCATTTTACAAATATTGACTCATGTTAACTTCAAAGTCCCCTGAGGCAGGTACAGAGGAAACTTGAGGCCCGACAGCTCAGGAACCAGTGCAAGGTCATGCAGCCAGGAATTCCTGGAACTGAGAATAAAACCTGGCTATCTGGCTCCAGAGTTAGGATCACACCACCCTGACCTACCAAGCAGTTCTTCCAGGAACTTCCCCATGGGCTGCTACCACTGCCTACCCCTCTTCCTTATGCTCTTCTCAGGCATTGCCCATTTCTGAGCCTCCTTTCTCCATCAGTCCTGCCCTTGACCACAGGCACCCAGCCTCTGACCCAAACGGTATCATGTCacccacagatgaggaaacaaaaggCCCGAGAGATGTATGACACGCCAGTTTCCCTGAATCATAAAGGTTTGGGGTTGAGAAAAAGAAGCAGGTACATTAAAAACAGCCAAAAATAATTCCTAAAGCGTTTAGAAATAAACCCCTGCCACTGGATACTAGATACTGGCGGCAGACACTGGCAGGACCCAGTCCCTGCTGTGGTGGCAACTGCAGGCTGGAGGGGAGGTGACACTTAGCATGCAAACCAAGGAATAAGATAATTTCAGATTTAAGGGGCAGGATTTCTTGAGCAAATGATAACGTGAAAAGCATGAGAATCGGAGCTAGGAAGATCACATCCAGGGAGATGAGCTTTGGTCCTGGGGCCTCACCTCACCTCATGGGGACCAACACGGTGAGAACAGGGACAGTCCTGGGGCTCCCAGTTGCATTCTCCCCACAGAGGAAAGAAGGGGATGAGTGGGTGTTTTTTACTACCATGTTATTTAAGTTGTGGGAGACCAGGGGCAGGGAGACGTTAAGCGACCCGCCCTAAAGCAACAGTTTGCAGGACCAACCCCTGACCACCGTGAGACCCGGGAACGCAGGTTTATCAGCGCATCAGCGCCATGGAAAGGGGTGGGGCAGCCGCGAGGGGCGGGgaagcccccagccctgcccctccctggagCGGCGTATTGTAACCAACTGACCCAGGCAGGCGGTCACGGGCGGGGGAAGGTGGGTGCAGGGAGAGACTGTCGCCCTTGGCTCCCCGAGGAGAGCCGGGGCCTCCGTTGCCCGGTGCGCACGCCGCGGGGAAGCGTCGCCGAGGGCGGGGCGGGAAGGGGTGTGACCTCGCGCGGACGGCCGTTGGCGGCGCGGCCCCGCCCCGGATGTCGCGCGTCGCGGACCGGGCGGCGGTGATTGGTCTCCGCGGCACGGGGGACGGAGCGGAAGGTTCTGGAGGAGGCTGGCGGGCTCTGGAAGCTTCCACCGGACGGCTATATAGAGTGCAGGACGGGGCGGCGGCTAAGCCGGGGTACGGCGACATCTGGGCGGCGGGCCGCAGGGAGGAGGCCATGGGTAAGGACTATTACCAGACGCTGGGCCTAGCCCGCGGAGCGTCGGACGAAGAGATCAAGAGGGCTTACCGCCGCCAGGCGCTGCGCTACCACCCGGACAAGAACAAGGAACCCGGCGCCGAGGAGAAGTTCAAGGAGATCGCCGAGGCCTACGACGTGCTTAGCGACCCGCGCAAGCGTGAGATTTTCGACCGCTACGGGGAGGAAGGTGCGTGCGCGCGGCTGGGGGCGCGCCCCTGCCGCTTTACAGGCGGGGAAACCGAGGCACGTTGGTCGGGCGGCGCGGTCCCCGGGGTGCGCCCCAGGCCCCGGGGGCGAGGAGGTCCCGCCCTTTGGGCCGTGCGGGCCGCCGCTCTCGGATTGGCAACCGCAGGATAGGAGGAGTCCGGGCCGCGCCGCTCGCCCAGAACCTTCTAGCAAGTCTGGGGCTGCCCCTCCCCGGGCGCCTCCGCCCACGTCCCCTGAGCGGCGTTGGAGTGCGCGGGGGCCGAGGCTGGCTGAGCCCCGCTGGTGGCGCTGCGCGCCCCCGGCTCACCTGGGCCGAGGGGGGAGGGGCTGCTGCGTGGAGCGCTGGCGGGGTCGCCGGCGGGGCGTCGGGCGCAACCTGCGGTGGGGAACCTGCACAAGGGAGCGCCTCTGAGCGCCCGCTGGGCCCCAGCAAGAGTGGAGTGAGGTAATCCCTGGGAAGTGCTTACCTAACGCCGCGCCAGGCACGTAGACTGCGGCCATCCAGGTGCAGGGAGCGGGTGGGGCCCGCCTCTCTGCTCGGCCTCTAGGGCCGGCCCCCTTGGGGGAAGGAGAACGACGCTTTCTTGTCCACTTGCCCATCGATGACTCAGACTGTCTTCTGGGCTTGGTCTTAAGCAATGAAGTGAGTTTTCACATTAAGGATGATGGCAGTTAGTATATGGGTGTGAGAATTTGAACATCTGTTTTGCCCTTGTCATTTCGATTGTCGCCACACGTCACCATCCCAAAAATGTTTTCAGGATAAATGCTTACCTCAAGTGACCCTGGACCGTGTCTTTCTCATCTGATCTCTTGGTGAACTCTTAAGTTTTTGGATCGTCAGGGTCAGTCCAGAAGTGGCAGGAACTGGGTGGCCTCTTAAGAGGGCCCGCCCAGAGCTTGATCCCCTGCCATACTACGCTGAAGTACCTGGAGATGGTCAGGGTCTGTCTCTGCTACTGCAGTGGCAGGTAGAAGCGGGGGATTCTCCTTGCTGgtccttgatttaaaaaaaaaaaattcttccaagtttttttcctcttagaGAAAGCTAGAGTTAAACCTTTGTTCGTAGCTAGCCATCTGACCCCTGACTTTGTCTTCCAGGCTTGAAGGGCAGTGGCCCCAGTGGCGGGAGCAGCGGTGGTGCTAACGGTACCTCTTTCAGCTACACATTCCATGGAGACCCTCATGCCATGTTTGCTGAGTTCTTCGGTGGCCGAAATCCCTTTGACACCTTTTTCGGGCAGCGAAACGGGGAGGAAGGCATGGACATCGATGACACTTTCTCTGGCTTGCCCATGGGCATGGGTGGCTTCACCAACATTAACTTCAGCCGCTCCCGCCCTGCCCAAGAGCCCACCCGAAAGAAGCAAGATCCCCCCGTCACCCGTGACCTTAGGGTCTCCCTTGAAGAGATCTATAGCGGCtgcaccaagaaaatgaaaatctccCATAAGCGGCTGAACCCCGATGGAAAGAGCATTCGCAACGAAGACAAAATCTTGACCATCGAAGTGAAGCGGGGGTGGAAAGAAGGGACCAAAATCACTTTCCCCAAAGAAGGCGACCAGACCTCCAACAACATTCCAGCCGACATTGTCTTTGTCTTAAAGGACAAGCCACACAATATTTTTAAGAGAGATGGCTCTGATGTCATTTACCCAGCCAGGATCACCCTTCGTGAGGT contains the following coding sequences:
- the DNAJB1 gene encoding dnaJ homolog subfamily B member 1, encoding MGKDYYQTLGLARGASDEEIKRAYRRQALRYHPDKNKEPGAEEKFKEIAEAYDVLSDPRKREIFDRYGEEGLKGSGPSGGSSGGANGTSFSYTFHGDPHAMFAEFFGGRNPFDTFFGQRNGEEGMDIDDTFSGLPMGMGGFTNINFSRSRPAQEPTRKKQDPPVTRDLRVSLEEIYSGCTKKMKISHKRLNPDGKSIRNEDKILTIEVKRGWKEGTKITFPKEGDQTSNNIPADIVFVLKDKPHNIFKRDGSDVIYPARITLREALCGCTVNVPTLDGRTIPVVFKDVIRPGMRRKFPGEGLPLPKTPEKRGDLIIEFEVIFPERIPQTSRTVLEQVLPI